Proteins from a genomic interval of Eulemur rufifrons isolate Redbay chromosome 10, OSU_ERuf_1, whole genome shotgun sequence:
- the SMIM3 gene encoding small integral membrane protein 3 gives MDAVSQVPMEVGLPKHILDIWVIVLIILATIVIMTSLLLCPATAVIIYRMRTHPVLSGNV, from the coding sequence ATGGATGCCGTCAGCCAAGTCCCCATGGAAGTCGGGCTTCCCAAGCACATCCTGGACATCTGGGTCATTGTCCTCATCATCCTGGCCACCATTGTCATCATGACCTCCTTATTGCTGTGCCCAGCCACTGCGGTCATCATCTACCGTATGCGGACTCATCCGGTCCTCAGTGGGAATGTCTGA